The genomic DNA AATTAAGAGAATCGTTTTGCAATGGAGTATGAGAGGGAAAGCATAATTTTAAAGGGAGATTATTACAAACGAAAGAATCTGTTTTACGATCTCTCAACATttattgaagaagaaaacaagagCGCGATAAGGTCCTGTAACAAACCTCGATTCAAAGACGATCCTCGTCTCAATCAATCATCCCACCATCATACCACCAACTCACCTTTATCCGGCAGTCGTCCGAGATGAGTGAGGCGAGATCATCATCCACCGGTGCGTACAGCGCTTTATTGGCCACAATCAGCTCGTTCAGCTTGGCTCTTTCAGCATCGTTTAACtcgatgctgttgctgccgacCGTCGGGTGATGGGTGGTCGACTGCTGGCTCGAGCTCGACCCGATCGGGCTGCTGTTGTATCCTTCGTACTCGAGCTTGATGGCCTGCATCAGGACCGACTCGAGCGTGTGCGGCATGACCGGTTTCGCTTCGATGTCCTGAAATATGCCCAAATCATCCGACGGCGGTACGATGATCGGTGGATCATGGCCAAAGGTGGACGATGCCGCAAACACAACGTCCGCGATGTCGCTCGAGCAGCTGGGTGAGGCTGGCTGGATTGCAGTGGTCATTTGCAGCTGATGGCTGTGGTTGTAGTTGTGGGAATGTACTAGGGAGGTCGTCGTGCTGGAAAGCAGCGGGTCGAGCATCGATGTGTACGGAGGCTCGTAGTTGGAGGTGGAGGATGGCGAAGCGGCTGCACTGATCGTACCCACCGGATCCGTAGCGATCGTCGCTTCTTGCATGATCGAGCGAATCATCTGATGTTGATCCGATGCCACCGAATCAATGCACGATGAGGGCAGATCCGTCTGATGAATTTGATGCTCAGTAGTATGGTGTGTGGCAGGTGGCAATTGTGGCTCttggtgctgatgctgctgttgttgctgctgttgttgctgctgctgctgctgctgatcgtctTCATCTTTCTGGGACGTATCGGCCGCCTCTTTGATCGTTTTCACAATGTCGGAATGGTTCATCATCTTGTTGATCATCTGCAGTGCTTCGGCCGGTGAGCTCATAAACTTGTTCATCACCTGTAGCGCATCTTCCGGTTGGTTCATAAGCTGCTGCATAAACTGTAGCACATCGGCCGGCGAGCTAACGATCTTTCCGATCAGCTGAAGTGCATCGGTCGGGGAGCTCATAAACTGGGCAAACACCGTCAGCGCATCCAACGGAGAGTTCATGATTTTGCTAATGATCTGCAGTGCATCTCCCGGTGCGGTAATGAAATGGCTAATCAGCTTCAACGCATCACACTGAGAGTTGATAATTTTGGACATTATAAATACTGCATCCTTGGGGCTTTTCATGAGCGATGCGATCGTTTGGCTGGCACGGGTAGGATAGTTGACGATCCGATTCACAATATCCTCCGCACTGGAATCGATCGTCACGGGGGGAAGTCGATCGTCATTTCCCAAAGTGCGTCCGCTAGATTGCGATGATTCCGGTGGTTTCGGACCACTGCTAGACGACTGTAGGGAGGCAACGGCAGACGAAAGCAGCTCCGCATCCGAGGAGAGAGAACTGTGCGGATTGTGGTACGCAGACGAGCTGGGCGTACTGCTCAGCTCGGATGGTGAAGCAA from Anopheles stephensi strain Indian chromosome 2, UCI_ANSTEP_V1.0, whole genome shotgun sequence includes the following:
- the LOC118506367 gene encoding nuclear hormone receptor HR96, giving the protein MTTASTTTITMANGGTVPDGDAMGANSAISKICSVCGDKALGYNFNAVTCESCKAFFRRNALSTKGFTCPFNENCDITVVTRRFCQKCRLEKCFRIGMKKEYIMSEEDKVLKRKKIEQNRAKKRQSNGSASEAGSATSDRETTPGRTSVPAKIKREKSLETFDGGDCWNNSSSSEYGTGEMLQTGGASNSSTILTTTAILEAAPSNSSNQSMLSNGTSNDYSRIASPSELSSTPSSSAYHNPHSSLSSDAELLSSAVASLQSSSSGPKPPESSQSSGRTLGNDDRLPPVTIDSSAEDIVNRIVNYPTRASQTIASLMKSPKDAVFIMSKIINSQCDALKLISHFITAPGDALQIISKIMNSPLDALTVFAQFMSSPTDALQLIGKIVSSPADVLQFMQQLMNQPEDALQVMNKFMSSPAEALQMINKMMNHSDIVKTIKEAADTSQKDEDDQQQQQQQQQQQQQQHQHQEPQLPPATHHTTEHQIHQTDLPSSCIDSVASDQHQMIRSIMQEATIATDPVGTISAAASPSSTSNYEPPYTSMLDPLLSSTTTSLVHSHNYNHSHQLQMTTAIQPASPSCSSDIADVVFAASSTFGHDPPIIVPPSDDLGIFQDIEAKPVMPHTLESVLMQAIKLEYEGYNSSPIGSSSSQQSTTHHPTVGSNSIELNDAERAKLNELIVANKALYAPVDDDLASLISDDCRIKSNQTQQDPQLLKVINLTAIAIRRLIKMSKKISAFKNMCQEDQLALLKGGCTEMMILRSAMQYDCDRATWKIPHSQEEMSNIRADVLKLAKGNVYQEHERFIRTFEKKWRSDENIILIMCAITLFSPDRPKTIHSDVIKLEQNSYYYLLRRYLESIYPGCEARSVFLKLMQKISDLHFLNDEIISVYLNVNPSEVEPLLREIFDLKVH